The following DNA comes from Chitinispirillales bacterium.
AAAATAGACCTCTTGCGAAATCAATAATTATTTTCATAATTGCATATCCCCGCTATTAAATTAAACCTTAGTTTAAATCTTTTTCTTCTGTTTCTGTATTTTTCAGATATTACCTTAAATC
Coding sequences within:
- a CDS encoding IS5/IS1182 family transposase; this encodes FKVISEKYRNRRKRFKLRFNLIAGICNYENNY